The proteins below come from a single Micromonospora citrea genomic window:
- a CDS encoding heme o synthase has product MSMITERPVSNPAGQPVRKAAEAPAVGRRDVRAVISAYVTLTKPRIVELLLVTTVPAMMLADGGLPSLWLMAVVLVGGSLAAGAASVINCYIDRDIDQLMRRTKRRPLPAHTVTPRNALIFGLVLATVSVALMVAFTNLLAAGLTLAAIVYYDVVYTLWLKRTTTANTFWGGACGAAPVLIGWAAVTGSLAPAAWALFAVVFFWQMPHFYPLAMKYKDDYARANIPMLPVVASTRRVNAEIIGFAWLTVASSLAVWPLGMSLIYGVPAVVVGAIFLVEAHRLARRAVRGQAVKPMRLFHWSTTYLTILFAAVALDALI; this is encoded by the coding sequence GTGAGCATGATCACCGAGCGCCCCGTCAGCAACCCTGCCGGTCAGCCGGTGCGCAAGGCGGCGGAGGCGCCGGCGGTCGGCCGGCGGGACGTCCGCGCGGTGATCTCGGCGTACGTGACGCTGACCAAGCCGCGGATCGTCGAGCTGCTCCTCGTCACCACCGTGCCGGCGATGATGCTCGCCGACGGCGGCCTGCCCTCGCTGTGGCTGATGGCCGTGGTGCTGGTCGGCGGCTCGCTCGCCGCCGGCGCGGCCAGCGTCATCAACTGCTACATCGACCGGGACATCGACCAGTTGATGCGGCGCACCAAGCGCCGCCCGCTGCCGGCGCACACCGTGACGCCGCGCAACGCGCTGATCTTCGGTCTGGTGCTGGCCACGGTGTCGGTCGCGCTGATGGTCGCGTTCACCAACCTGCTGGCCGCCGGGCTCACCCTGGCCGCGATCGTCTACTACGACGTCGTCTACACCCTCTGGCTCAAGCGCACCACGACGGCGAACACGTTCTGGGGCGGCGCCTGCGGGGCGGCGCCGGTGCTGATCGGCTGGGCGGCGGTGACCGGCTCGCTGGCGCCGGCCGCGTGGGCGCTCTTCGCGGTGGTCTTCTTCTGGCAGATGCCGCACTTCTACCCGCTGGCGATGAAGTACAAGGACGACTACGCCCGCGCCAACATCCCGATGCTGCCGGTGGTCGCCTCCACCCGGCGGGTGAACGCCGAGATCATCGGCTTCGCGTGGCTGACCGTGGCGTCCTCGCTGGCCGTGTGGCCGCTGGGCATGAGCCTGATCTACGGCGTGCCCGCCGTGGTGGTCGGCGCCATCTTCCTGGTGGAGGCGCACCGGCTCGCCCGCCGGGCCGTGCGCGGCCAGGCCGTGAAGCCGATGCGGCTGTTCCACTGGTCCACGACCTACCTGACCATCCTCTTCGCGGCCGTCGCGCTCGACGCGCTGATCTGA
- the tkt gene encoding transketolase: MAANRPEHPALNWSDLDRRAVDTVRVLAMDAVEKSGNGHPGTAMSLAPAAYLLFNRVMRHNPADPNWPGRDRFVLSAGHSSLTLYIQLFLSGYPLALEDLKSLRQWGSLTPGHPEHGHTPGVETTTGPLGQGIGNAVGMAMAARRERGLFDPEAEPGTSVFDHDIWCIASDGDIEEGISHEASALAGHQQLGNLCVIYDDNEISIEDDTRIAMSEDVAARYEAYGWHVQTVDWRTGDADQGDYHEDVEALHRALLAAKAETGRPSFISLRTIIGWPAPNKKNTGKIHGSALGADEVAATKQILGFDPAQSFEVDEEVLGHARQVMERGARAQQEWTTAFDAWSKANPERRSLYDRTARRVLPQGWADALPEFPADAKGIATRAASGKVLEALAPVLPELWGGSADLAESNNTTMKGEPSFVPAAHATKDFPGHEYGRTLHFGIREHAMGAILNGIALHGGTRPYGGTFLVFSDYMRPSVRLAALMKLPVIYVWTHDSIGLGEDGPTHQPVEHLTALRAIPGLDVVRPADANETAWAWRQALEHTDRPTALALSRQALPTFDRSELAGAEGVAKGGYVLAEASTGKPQVILVGTGSEVQLCLTARERLEADGTPTRVVSMPCQEWFYEQDEAYRESVLPRGVKARVSVEAGIAMSWRGVVGDLGESVSLEHYGASAPHTVLFEQFGFTPDRIVAAAHAAMTRVGDITGFTTGN; this comes from the coding sequence GTGGCTGCCAATCGACCCGAGCACCCCGCACTCAACTGGTCCGACCTCGACCGCCGGGCCGTCGACACCGTCCGCGTGCTGGCCATGGACGCCGTGGAGAAATCCGGCAACGGCCACCCGGGCACCGCGATGAGCCTCGCGCCCGCGGCCTACCTCCTCTTCAACCGGGTCATGCGGCACAACCCGGCCGACCCGAACTGGCCCGGCCGGGACCGGTTCGTGCTCTCCGCGGGCCACTCCAGCCTCACCCTCTACATCCAGCTCTTCCTCTCCGGCTACCCGCTGGCCCTGGAGGACCTCAAGTCCCTGCGGCAGTGGGGCTCGCTCACCCCCGGCCACCCCGAGCACGGGCACACCCCCGGCGTGGAGACCACCACCGGGCCGCTCGGCCAGGGCATCGGCAACGCGGTCGGCATGGCGATGGCGGCCCGCCGCGAGCGCGGCCTGTTCGACCCGGAGGCGGAGCCGGGCACGTCGGTCTTCGACCACGACATCTGGTGCATCGCCTCCGACGGCGACATCGAGGAGGGCATCAGCCACGAGGCCAGTGCCCTCGCCGGCCACCAGCAGCTGGGCAACCTCTGCGTGATCTACGACGACAACGAGATCTCGATCGAGGACGACACCCGGATCGCCATGAGCGAGGACGTCGCGGCCCGCTACGAGGCGTACGGCTGGCACGTGCAGACCGTCGACTGGCGCACCGGCGACGCCGACCAGGGCGACTACCACGAGGACGTGGAGGCCCTGCACCGGGCGCTGCTGGCGGCGAAGGCCGAGACCGGCCGTCCCTCCTTCATCTCGCTGCGCACCATCATCGGCTGGCCCGCGCCCAACAAGAAGAACACCGGCAAGATCCACGGGTCCGCGCTCGGCGCCGACGAGGTGGCCGCCACCAAGCAGATCCTCGGCTTCGACCCGGCGCAGTCCTTCGAGGTCGACGAGGAGGTGCTGGGGCACGCCCGCCAGGTGATGGAGCGCGGCGCCCGCGCCCAGCAGGAGTGGACCACGGCGTTCGACGCCTGGTCGAAGGCGAACCCGGAGCGCAGGTCGCTCTACGACCGGACGGCCCGCCGGGTGCTGCCCCAGGGCTGGGCCGACGCGCTGCCGGAGTTCCCGGCCGACGCCAAGGGCATCGCCACCCGCGCCGCCTCCGGCAAGGTCCTGGAGGCGCTCGCGCCGGTGCTGCCGGAGCTGTGGGGCGGCTCGGCCGACCTGGCCGAGAGCAACAACACCACGATGAAGGGCGAGCCGTCGTTCGTCCCGGCCGCCCACGCCACCAAGGACTTCCCCGGCCACGAGTACGGCCGGACGCTGCACTTCGGCATCCGCGAGCACGCCATGGGCGCGATCCTCAACGGCATCGCCCTGCACGGCGGCACCCGCCCCTACGGCGGCACGTTCCTGGTGTTCAGCGACTACATGCGCCCGTCCGTCCGGCTCGCCGCGCTGATGAAGCTGCCGGTGATCTACGTCTGGACGCACGACTCGATCGGCCTCGGCGAGGACGGCCCGACCCACCAGCCGGTGGAGCACCTGACCGCGCTGCGGGCCATCCCGGGCCTGGACGTGGTCCGCCCGGCCGACGCCAACGAGACCGCCTGGGCCTGGCGGCAGGCCCTGGAGCACACCGACCGGCCGACCGCGCTGGCGCTGAGCCGCCAGGCGCTGCCGACCTTCGACCGGTCGGAGCTGGCCGGCGCCGAGGGCGTGGCGAAGGGCGGCTACGTGCTGGCCGAGGCCTCCACCGGCAAGCCGCAGGTGATCCTCGTCGGCACCGGTTCGGAGGTGCAGCTCTGCCTGACCGCGAGGGAGCGGCTGGAGGCCGACGGCACCCCCACCCGGGTGGTCTCCATGCCCTGCCAGGAGTGGTTCTACGAGCAGGACGAGGCCTACCGGGAGTCGGTGCTCCCGCGCGGGGTAAAGGCACGGGTGAGCGTGGAGGCGGGCATCGCCATGTCCTGGCGCGGCGTCGTCGGCGACCTCGGCGAGAGCGTCAGCCTGGAGCACTACGGCGCCAGCGCCCCGCACACCGTGCTGTTCGAGCAGTTCGGGTTCACCCCCGACCGGATCGTGGCCGCCGCACACGCGGCGATGACCCGGGTGGGCGACATCACCGGTTTCACGACCGGCAACTGA